In Mytilus edulis chromosome 4, xbMytEdul2.2, whole genome shotgun sequence, the following proteins share a genomic window:
- the LOC139520736 gene encoding ionotropic receptor 25a-like isoform X2 gives MKKLKDIGTKIFILVSDENSADSVLGEASKQELMDEAYNWFVITKGHGLTCSKCRLGKSATVIHINGNESYNYTSRDAYLDFVKIQLRENFFTIYGFNIDEAFMYDLRMILDDVSTRFINATPIIIPDCNTVSLVRNQSRVDESRRIVEPFKTAKRTGVYGNISYRNGMLRQDVQLTINRIILDNLNKNTLGTWNEQDHISVNGKLTKEVGKKKYRVVIVPKYEPFVIKLSDNSKKNVTRADYDGYCLDLLDAIADTADFEYEIEESPDGLVGAMSDDGSWDGVIKHLMDRKADIAVGPISVMAERENVVDFTVPYYDLVGLTILMKKPKFDYKITKFIEVLDNYVWLCIIAAFFLFSGLLWAFDKFSPYSYQNDETLWDGQGPEPRVFSFKEGIWFCMMSLTPQGGGEAPRALSGRLIAATWWLFGFIVIATYTANLAAFLTVSRMDEPIKSLDDLSSQYKIQYAPMNGSTGLVYFKRMAEIEQKFYTIWKQMSLNDSLDAVQRAKLAVWDYPVSNKYTKLWETMQDTGFPDTLEEATKRVISGDFAYIGDAAENKFQTLTKCDLWEVGEEFSRKPFAFAVQEGSPLRNILSNAILQLLNQRKLETLKHKWWTNNQKKKTCPDIENESDGISIKNIGGVFLVIAVGTALSLICLAFEFYWYKYRPQQDGMRYNVKRNQSKASLTTSPTATTTLSNGNGSLWANNAPDFVPEEEARSNGMVHFELNGQL, from the exons GGACATGGATTAACGTGCTCTAAGTGTAGACTAGGAAAGTCAGCTACAGTTATACATATCAACGGTAACGAATCTTACAACTACACGTCGAGGGATGCTTACTTAGACTTTGTCAAAATACAACTCAGAGAAAACTTTTTCACCATATACGGATTCAAT ATTGACGAAGCTTTTATGTATGATTTGCGAATGATTCTGGACGATGTTTCAACTCGTTTCATAAACGCTACACCAATCATCATCCCTGATTGCAATACTGTTTCTCTTGTAAGGAACCAATCCCGAGTGGACGAATCAAGAAGAATCGTGGAGCCTTTCAAAACG gcaAAACGGACTGGTGTTTATGGAAATATATCATACAGGAATGGCATGCTGAGACAGGATGTCCAGTTAACGATCAACCGTATCATACTTGATAACTTAAATAAAAATACG TTAGGAACGTGGAACGAACAAGACCATATATCTGTCAATGGAAAACTAACAAAAGAAGTTGGAAAGAAGAAATATAGGGTAGTCATTGTTCCGAAG taTGAACCTTTTGTAATAAAGTTGAGTGATAATTCCAAGAAAAACGTCACAAGAGCCGACTACGATGGGTATTGCTTGGATCTACTAGACGCTATTGCTGATACTGCAGATTTTGAATATGAGATTGAAGAGTCACCAGATGGTTTGGTTGGTGCTATGTCAGATGATGGTTCGTGGGATGGTGTTATAAAACATTTGATGGATAGG AAGGCTGATATTGCAGTTGGACCAATTTCAGTGATGGCCGAGAGAGAAAACGTTGTTGACTTTACTGTTCCATATTATGACCTCGTAGGATTGACCATACTCATGAAGAAACCCAAGTTtgattacaaaattacaaaatttattgaAGTTTTAGACAACTATGTGTGGCTGTGTATCATTGCTGCGTTTTTCTTATTTAGTGGACTTCTGTGGGCCTTTGATAAGTTTAGCCCATATAGTTACCAGAATGATGAAACGCTTTGGGATGGACAAGGACCAGAGCCTAGGGTTTTCTCATTCAAAGAGGGAATTTGGTTTTGTATGATGTCACTTACACCGCAag GTGGTGGTGAAGCACCTAGAGCATTATCAGGTAGACTTATAGCGGCCACGTGGTGGTTGTTTGGGTTCATCGTTATTGCAACATATACAGCAAATCTAGCTGCATTCCTGACGGTTTCAAGAATGGATGAGCCAATCAAATCATTAGATGATCTATCGTCTCAGTACAAGATCCAATATGCGCCAATGAATGGAAGTACTGGCCTCGTCTACTTTAAAAGAATGGCTGAAATTGAACAGAAATTTTACAC AATTTGGAAGCAGATGAGTTTGAATGACAGCTTGGATGCTGTACAAAGGGCTAAACTTGCTGTGTGGGATTATCCAGTTAGTAACAAATACACAAAGTTGTGGGAAACCATGCAAGACACAGGATTCCCCGACACTCTAGAGGAGGCCACTAAGAGGGTCATTTCCGGAGATTTTGCGTATATTG GCGATGCTGCGGAGAATAAATTCCAAACATTGACAAAATGTGACTTATGGGAAGTTGGAGAAGAGTTCAGTCGTAAACCATTTGCCTTTGCTGTCCAAGAAGGCTCACCACTGAGGAATATTCTGTCCAATGC gatattacaattattaaatcAAAGGAAGCTGGAAACTTTGAAACATAAATGGTGGACGAATAatcaaaagaagaaaacatgTCCAGACATTGAAAATGAAAGTGATGGTATCAGCATAAAAAACATTGGCGGCGTTTTCCTCGTGATTGCTGTCGGAACTGCGCTTTCGTTGATTTGTCTGGCGTTTGAATTCTACTGGTATAAATATCGACCTCAACAAGATGGAATGAGATATAATGTTAAGAGGAACCAATCAAAAGCTTCATTGACGACTAGCCCAACAGCAACGACTACTTTGTCCAATGGTAATGGTTCTCTCTGGGCAAACAATGCTCCTGATTTTGTACCGGAAGAGGAGGCAAGAAGTAACGGTATGGTTCATTTTGAATTAAATGGGCAGCTGTAA